The proteins below come from a single Puniceicoccaceae bacterium genomic window:
- a CDS encoding PGPGW domain-containing protein, translated as MHSDIFQWIQEHDTALTALSFGSLLMFLASLALIPIILIRLPSDYFTRQSPTRVREHPVLFLIRVILQNLLGVALLLAGILMLVLPGQGLLTILLGISLIHFPRKRQLVQRLIRMRRIHRSINWIRSRYGVAPIEVPERNPVCQNHPTRGT; from the coding sequence GTGCACTCTGATATTTTCCAGTGGATCCAGGAACATGATACCGCATTGACAGCACTGAGCTTCGGCAGCCTGCTCATGTTCCTCGCTTCGCTTGCTTTGATTCCCATCATCCTCATTCGCCTTCCGTCCGACTACTTCACCCGCCAATCCCCCACGCGAGTCCGGGAACACCCCGTTTTATTCCTGATCCGCGTGATCCTGCAAAACCTGCTCGGAGTGGCACTGCTGCTCGCAGGAATCCTGATGCTGGTCCTGCCTGGGCAGGGCCTGCTCACCATCCTGCTGGGAATCAGTCTCATCCACTTTCCGCGCAAGCGCCAACTGGTGCAGCGTCTGATCCGGATGCGGCGCATTCACCGCTCGATCAACTGGATCCGCTCGCGCTATGGGGTCGCCCCCATCGAAGTTCCGGAGCGCAATCCCGTCTGTCAGAACCATCCAACTCGGGGCACGTGA
- a CDS encoding FAD-binding protein: MTTEDIAKQGFAAIPQDILDRLTRFEMPKVKGMAPSSEVVQAGNACIPVYRCESLVIGSGAAGMRAAVELKRRAIDVMVMSTGLFAGTSACSGSDKQTLYTASTDYKGDNFVEYAKGLCSGGAMDFSTAYVEAVGSIDAIGGLQFMGLPLPHDDRGAILRYQTDHDEAGRATSCGPRTSKLMVKVLFEEALNLGVRILPSSSAIRIVKERSEGTERVAGVLAIHRSETRNAYGVIFVACEDVVIATGGPGELYRDSVYPHHCYGGLGLAIDAGLSLCNLTESQFGIGTPRSTFPWNLSGTYVQVMPRVYSVDEQGNEIPFLAKYYRTTREMVSNTFRKGYQWPFHSTRMLDYGSSLFDLAVFLETKAGRKVYLDFLRNPEPVNDGESFSLDDLDPDVRAYLENNDALQELPIDRLRRMNPLAIELYRMHGTDLASEPLEFTMNNQHMNGGILIDDWGQTTLSGCYAIGEAAGSHGVTRPGGAALNSGQVFGKRVAVAIKRSRLHRQARHCEVSTFSDQMVRFLEEAEAFVGNAEGLKIKEVQLEIQERMSEHAGILCYQDDVREALNAARQLRERVEQHGIHVSSPTQVSRAFRWRQMTRVSEAVLTALQFYIEHGGGSRGARAICTEQGTQCPEAKAVDLSRFRFREEQEKDRREKLVVTPEEGGFRVHAQPVELNAEVQREFFERGWGPYLIKEG, from the coding sequence ATGACAACTGAAGATATTGCCAAGCAGGGATTTGCTGCGATTCCACAGGATATTCTGGATCGATTGACCCGTTTTGAGATGCCGAAAGTCAAGGGCATGGCACCTAGCTCCGAGGTTGTGCAGGCTGGGAATGCGTGCATCCCGGTCTATCGCTGCGAATCGCTGGTGATCGGCAGTGGGGCTGCGGGCATGCGCGCAGCAGTGGAGCTGAAACGCCGGGCCATCGATGTGATGGTGATGAGTACCGGCCTGTTTGCGGGAACCTCTGCCTGTTCGGGATCGGACAAACAGACCCTTTACACGGCCAGCACCGATTACAAGGGAGACAACTTTGTGGAATATGCAAAAGGACTGTGCTCCGGCGGTGCGATGGATTTTTCGACGGCGTATGTGGAGGCGGTGGGTTCGATCGATGCCATTGGGGGATTGCAATTCATGGGGTTGCCCTTGCCCCACGATGATCGGGGGGCGATTTTGAGGTACCAGACCGATCACGATGAGGCGGGACGGGCGACGAGCTGTGGTCCCCGGACCTCAAAACTGATGGTAAAGGTGCTGTTCGAAGAGGCCCTCAATCTGGGCGTTCGCATCCTTCCGAGTTCCAGTGCCATTCGCATCGTGAAAGAACGCTCTGAGGGCACTGAACGCGTCGCAGGTGTGCTGGCAATCCACCGTTCGGAAACCCGCAATGCCTATGGTGTGATTTTTGTGGCATGTGAAGATGTGGTGATTGCGACCGGAGGGCCGGGGGAGCTGTACCGGGACAGCGTTTACCCACACCACTGCTATGGGGGGCTGGGGCTGGCAATTGATGCAGGCTTGTCCCTGTGCAATCTTACGGAATCCCAGTTTGGCATCGGGACGCCGCGCAGCACATTTCCGTGGAACCTTTCCGGAACCTATGTGCAGGTGATGCCACGGGTTTATTCGGTGGATGAGCAGGGCAATGAGATTCCGTTTTTAGCAAAGTATTATCGCACAACGCGTGAGATGGTTTCCAATACCTTCCGCAAAGGTTACCAGTGGCCCTTTCACTCAACGCGAATGCTCGACTATGGATCGAGTCTCTTTGATCTGGCGGTGTTTCTGGAGACCAAAGCGGGACGCAAAGTGTATTTGGATTTCCTGAGAAATCCGGAACCCGTGAATGATGGAGAATCGTTTTCCCTCGATGATCTCGATCCGGACGTTCGAGCCTATCTCGAAAACAATGATGCGCTACAGGAACTGCCCATTGACCGATTGCGGCGCATGAATCCGCTGGCAATTGAACTCTACCGCATGCACGGCACGGATCTGGCGAGCGAACCTCTCGAGTTCACGATGAACAACCAGCACATGAATGGAGGTATCCTGATCGATGATTGGGGGCAGACAACACTGTCCGGTTGTTATGCGATCGGGGAGGCGGCGGGAAGCCACGGTGTGACCCGTCCGGGCGGGGCTGCACTGAATTCGGGGCAAGTGTTTGGAAAACGCGTTGCGGTGGCCATCAAACGTTCTCGATTGCACCGGCAAGCCCGTCATTGCGAAGTGAGCACATTCTCCGATCAAATGGTTCGTTTTCTTGAAGAGGCTGAAGCCTTTGTGGGCAATGCAGAGGGCCTCAAAATCAAGGAGGTGCAACTGGAGATACAGGAACGCATGAGCGAGCATGCGGGCATCCTTTGTTACCAGGATGATGTTCGTGAAGCTCTCAACGCTGCTCGCCAGCTGCGCGAACGGGTCGAACAACATGGCATTCATGTGAGTTCTCCAACTCAGGTGAGCCGGGCGTTCCGCTGGAGGCAGATGACGCGGGTTTCGGAAGCGGTGCTGACGGCATTGCAGTTCTACATAGAACATGGGGGTGGAAGCCGTGGAGCAAGGGCAATCTGCACGGAACAGGGCACGCAATGCCCCGAGGCCAAGGCTGTGGATTTGTCCCGTTTTCGATTCCGGGAGGAGCAGGAAAAAGACCGACGGGAGAAGCTGGTGGTCACACCGGAAGAAGGTGGATTTCGAGTGCATGCCCAGCCCGTTGAGCTGAATGCGGAGGTGCAGCGCGAATTTTTTGAGCGCGGATGGGGACCCTATTTGATTAAGGAAGGGTGA
- the leuB gene encoding 3-isopropylmalate dehydrogenase, whose protein sequence is MSKTLTFAVLPGDYIGPEVMEVALDVLQAATTAHGITLDYDIAPVGGAGIDAHGSALPDTTLELCKRSDAILFGSVGGPKWESLPPKEQPERAALLPLRKAFSLFANIRPGLLFKELTDASPLKTERIPEGIDIVCIRELTGGIYFGQPKGTEQLSDGRKRAVDTMVYSTDEIERIAEVAALTAKGRSGRVCSVDKANVLETSVLWRQTVTDYFRNHHPDIQLSHMYVDNAAMQLARDPNQFDVLFTENMFGDILSDEMAVICGSLGMMSSASLGTLQNSHGLPYGLYEPAGGTAPDIAGKGIANPCAQILSAAMMLEYSFQETEIANRMRAAVKSTVQDGIRTGDIAFGKTPVNTREMAKAIKQRL, encoded by the coding sequence ATGAGCAAAACCCTGACATTTGCAGTACTACCCGGTGACTACATCGGCCCCGAAGTAATGGAAGTCGCGCTAGACGTGCTTCAGGCAGCCACCACGGCGCATGGCATCACGCTCGACTACGACATTGCACCCGTTGGAGGTGCGGGTATCGATGCCCATGGTTCAGCGCTTCCGGATACAACCCTTGAGCTGTGCAAACGCTCCGACGCCATTCTCTTTGGTTCGGTCGGCGGTCCCAAGTGGGAATCCCTGCCTCCAAAGGAACAACCCGAGCGTGCTGCGCTGCTTCCGCTTCGCAAAGCATTCAGTCTCTTTGCCAATATTCGCCCCGGCCTGCTCTTCAAGGAACTCACCGATGCTTCACCGCTCAAGACTGAGCGCATCCCCGAAGGCATTGACATTGTATGCATCCGCGAACTGACCGGCGGCATCTATTTTGGACAACCCAAGGGAACGGAACAGCTCAGCGACGGCCGCAAACGTGCAGTGGATACCATGGTCTACAGCACCGATGAGATCGAACGCATCGCAGAGGTCGCTGCTCTTACCGCAAAGGGGCGAAGTGGCCGGGTATGCTCAGTCGACAAGGCCAATGTGCTCGAAACTTCCGTGCTTTGGCGTCAGACCGTCACAGATTATTTCCGCAATCATCATCCCGACATCCAACTCAGTCACATGTATGTGGACAACGCGGCGATGCAGCTCGCCCGCGATCCCAATCAGTTTGATGTGCTGTTTACCGAAAACATGTTTGGCGATATTCTCAGTGATGAGATGGCGGTGATTTGTGGCAGTCTTGGCATGATGTCGTCTGCATCGCTCGGTACCCTGCAAAACAGCCATGGACTTCCCTATGGACTCTACGAGCCAGCTGGTGGTACCGCACCCGATATCGCGGGCAAGGGCATCGCCAATCCCTGTGCTCAAATCCTGTCTGCTGCCATGATGCTGGAGTATTCGTTTCAGGAAACCGAGATCGCCAATCGCATGCGTGCGGCAGTGAAGTCCACCGTGCAGGATGGCATTCGCACAGGTGATATCGCATTCGGGAAAACTCCCGTCAACACCCGCGAGATGGCCAAGGCAATCAAACAACGCCTCTGA